The following are encoded together in the Rhizobium tumorigenes genome:
- the xylB gene encoding xylulokinase, translating to MYLGLDLGTSGVKAMLIDGDQKIVGSANGALDVSRPHPGWSEQDPAHWVRATEEAVAGLKAAHPNELSAVRGIGLSGQMHGATLLDAADKVLRPCILWNDTRSHVEAAALDADPRFRALTGNIVFPGFTAPKLAWVARHEPEIFAKVAHVLLPKDYLRLWLTGEHISEMSDSAGTSWLDTGKRKWSAELLAATGLTEAQMPQLVEGTEVGGKLRRELAAKWGMSGDVVLAGGAGDNAASACGMGTVSDGAAFVSLGTSGVLFAANGSYLPKPESAVHAFCHALPNTWHQMGVILSATDALNWHSEITGKSPADLTGELGDTLKAPSGVTFLPYLSGERTPHNDAAIRGAFIGLGHESSRVVLTQAVLEGVSFAIRDSLEALRSAGTQISRVTAIGGGSRSRYWLASIATALGVPVDLPADGDFGAAFGAARLGLIAATGADPVAVCTPPATAGTIEPDAAFAGAYEEAYRRYRALYPAIKSLAH from the coding sequence ATGTATCTCGGTCTCGATCTCGGCACATCCGGCGTCAAAGCCATGCTGATCGACGGCGATCAGAAAATCGTCGGCTCCGCCAATGGCGCGCTTGACGTTTCGCGCCCGCATCCGGGCTGGTCCGAGCAGGATCCGGCGCATTGGGTGCGTGCCACCGAGGAGGCTGTTGCAGGCCTCAAGGCTGCTCATCCGAACGAGCTTTCGGCGGTGCGCGGCATCGGCCTTTCCGGTCAGATGCATGGCGCGACGCTGCTGGACGCTGCCGACAAGGTGCTGCGCCCCTGCATCCTCTGGAACGACACGCGCAGCCATGTCGAGGCGGCCGCGCTCGACGCCGATCCGCGTTTTCGCGCACTGACAGGCAACATCGTCTTCCCGGGCTTTACCGCGCCCAAGCTCGCCTGGGTTGCCAGGCACGAGCCGGAAATCTTCGCCAAGGTGGCCCACGTGCTGCTTCCCAAGGATTACCTCCGCCTCTGGCTGACCGGCGAACACATCTCGGAAATGTCGGACTCGGCGGGCACGTCCTGGCTCGATACTGGCAAGCGCAAATGGTCGGCTGAATTGCTGGCCGCCACCGGCCTTACCGAAGCGCAGATGCCGCAACTGGTCGAAGGCACCGAGGTTGGCGGTAAACTTCGTCGCGAACTGGCGGCGAAATGGGGTATGTCCGGCGACGTCGTCCTAGCCGGCGGGGCAGGCGACAATGCGGCTTCGGCCTGCGGCATGGGAACCGTCAGCGATGGCGCAGCCTTTGTGTCGCTCGGGACTTCTGGCGTGCTGTTTGCGGCCAACGGCTCCTATCTGCCGAAGCCGGAGAGCGCCGTGCATGCCTTCTGCCATGCGCTTCCCAACACCTGGCACCAAATGGGCGTCATCCTGTCGGCCACCGATGCGCTCAACTGGCATTCCGAGATCACCGGAAAGTCACCTGCTGACCTCACCGGCGAACTCGGCGATACACTGAAGGCGCCGTCGGGCGTCACATTCCTCCCGTATCTTTCCGGCGAGCGCACGCCGCACAACGATGCCGCGATCCGCGGCGCCTTCATCGGCCTTGGCCACGAGAGCAGCCGTGTCGTGCTGACCCAGGCCGTGCTCGAAGGGGTATCCTTCGCCATCCGTGACAGCCTCGAGGCGCTGCGGTCTGCCGGCACCCAAATCTCCCGCGTCACCGCTATCGGCGGCGGCTCGCGCTCGCGCTACTGGCTGGCGTCGATCGCCACGGCGCTGGGCGTGCCTGTCGACCTGCCCGCCGACGGCGACTTCGGAGCCGCTTTCGGCGCCGCCCGGCTGGGACTGATCGCGGCCACCGGCGCCGATCCCGTCGCCGTCTGCACGCCGCCCGCCACGGCAGGCACCATCGAGCCCGACGCGGCCTTCGCGGGCGCCTACGAGGAGGCATACCGGCGCTATCGGGCGCTTTATCCGGCGATCAAGTCGCTCGCCCATTAA